A single genomic interval of Chrysemys picta bellii isolate R12L10 chromosome 8, ASM1138683v2, whole genome shotgun sequence harbors:
- the DNASE2B gene encoding deoxyribonuclease-2-beta isoform X5, translating to MTAGSLLSCVFLLLFSSIRSLWAAEISCKSEDGNPVDWFLLYKLPKYIRKASPGTGLEYMYMDSLTQAWQLSKFLINMTQSALGQTLNQLYEAYKSKNDSTAYVIYNDDVPHSKHYSWKQGHTKGFLLLDKSQGFWGIHSIPLFPPFPEEGYGYPPTGKQNAQMAICITFRYNQFAEIDKQLLCYNPNIYSCSIPDIFHPDLPNLQKLCVGSALPLVPWRHLSKLQSAQGENFLHFAKSRFFVDAGPSAVEETGKKDLKTVFVPGEKQIITETTVPFPPWSSSVDTSCSVCRYPAT from the exons ATGACTGCAGGATCTTTATTGAGTTGCGTTTTTTTGCTGTTATTTAGTTCCATCAGGTCCCTTTGGGCAGCTGAAATTTCCTGCAAAAGTGAAGATGGTAACCCGGTTGATTG GTTTCTTCTTTACAAGTTACCAAAGTATATAAGAAAAGCGAGTCCCGGGACTGGGCTGGAGTACATGTACATGGATTCTTTGACGCAAGCTTGGCAATTGAGTAAATTCCTGATCAATATGACACAAAGTGCCCTGGGGCAAACATTAAACCAACTTTATGAAGCTTATAAATCCAAG AACGACAGCACTGCCTATGTGATATACAATGATGATGTCCCTCACTCAAAGCAttacagctggaaacaaggaCACACTAAAG GATTTCTGCTCTTGGACAAATCACAAGGTTTCTGGGGGATTCACAGCATCCCTCTGTTCCCCCCATTTCCTGAGGAGGGTTATGGATATCCACCGACCGGAAAGCAAAATGCACAGATGGCCATCTGTATAACATTCAGATATAACCAGTTTGCAGAAATAG ACAAACAGTTGTTATGCTACAATCCAAACATCTACAGCTGCTCCATCCCTGACATCTTTCACCCTGACCTCCCAAATCTGCAAAAGCTTTGTGTAGGTTCTGCGCTGCCTCTAGTCCCTTGGCGCCACCTCTCCAAACTCCAGTCAGCCCAGGGAGAAAACTTCCTCCACTTTGCTAAATCACGCTTTTTTGTTGATG cagGACCTTCAGCAGTAGAAGAAACGGGGAAAAAAGACTTAAAGACAGTCTTTGTCCCAGGGGAGAAGCAAATCATCACCGAGACCACTGTCCCATTCCCGCCCTGGAGCAGTAGCGTGGACACTTCTTGTTCTG TGTGTAGATACCCAGCGACCTGA
- the DNASE2B gene encoding deoxyribonuclease-2-beta isoform X4 yields the protein MYMDSLTQAWQLSKFLINMTQSALGQTLNQLYEAYKSKNDSTAYVIYNDDVPHSKHYSWKQGHTKGFLLLDKSQGFWGIHSIPLFPPFPEEGYGYPPTGKQNAQMAICITFRYNQFAEIDKQLLCYNPNIYSCSIPDIFHPDLPNLQKLCVGSALPLVPWRHLSKLQSAQGENFLHFAKSRFFVDDIYVAWMAQQLQTDLLAESWQHDGQELPSNCSLQHHVYNINLIKTPWNSTFSSYYDHSKWCVSWRYEDQWTCIGDLNRAPQQAWRSGGFICTQNPYIYKAFRHMIFHYHSCNNSRRWI from the exons ATGTACATGGATTCTTTGACGCAAGCTTGGCAATTGAGTAAATTCCTGATCAATATGACACAAAGTGCCCTGGGGCAAACATTAAACCAACTTTATGAAGCTTATAAATCCAAG AACGACAGCACTGCCTATGTGATATACAATGATGATGTCCCTCACTCAAAGCAttacagctggaaacaaggaCACACTAAAG GATTTCTGCTCTTGGACAAATCACAAGGTTTCTGGGGGATTCACAGCATCCCTCTGTTCCCCCCATTTCCTGAGGAGGGTTATGGATATCCACCGACCGGAAAGCAAAATGCACAGATGGCCATCTGTATAACATTCAGATATAACCAGTTTGCAGAAATAG ACAAACAGTTGTTATGCTACAATCCAAACATCTACAGCTGCTCCATCCCTGACATCTTTCACCCTGACCTCCCAAATCTGCAAAAGCTTTGTGTAGGTTCTGCGCTGCCTCTAGTCCCTTGGCGCCACCTCTCCAAACTCCAGTCAGCCCAGGGAGAAAACTTCCTCCACTTTGCTAAATCACGCTTTTTTGTTGAT GATATCTACGTAGCCTGGATGGCTCAACAGTTGCAGACAGATTTGTTAGCAGAATCCTGGCAGCATGATGGACAGGAGCTTCCCTCAAACTGCTCTCTCCAACACCATGTCTACAACATAAACCTCATTAAGACACCGTGGAATTCCACTTTCAGTTCCTATTATGATCACTCTAAATGGTGTGTTTCCTGGAGATATGAAGATCAATGGACGTGTATTGGAGACTTAAACCGTGCTCCTCAACAGGCTTGGAGAAGCGGTGGGTTCATTTGTACCCAGAATCCGTACATTTACAAAGCTTTCAGACACATGATCTTCCATTACCATAGCTGTAATAACTCCCGAAGATGGATATGA
- the DNASE2B gene encoding deoxyribonuclease-2-beta isoform X6, producing MAICITFRYNQFAEIDKQLLCYNPNIYSCSIPDIFHPDLPNLQKLCVGSALPLVPWRHLSKLQSAQGENFLHFAKSRFFVDDIYVAWMAQQLQTDLLAESWQHDGQELPSNCSLQHHVYNINLIKTPWNSTFSSYYDHSKWCVSWRYEDQWTCIGDLNRAPQQAWRSGGFICTQNPYIYKAFRHMIFHYHSCNNSRRWI from the exons ATGGCCATCTGTATAACATTCAGATATAACCAGTTTGCAGAAATAG ACAAACAGTTGTTATGCTACAATCCAAACATCTACAGCTGCTCCATCCCTGACATCTTTCACCCTGACCTCCCAAATCTGCAAAAGCTTTGTGTAGGTTCTGCGCTGCCTCTAGTCCCTTGGCGCCACCTCTCCAAACTCCAGTCAGCCCAGGGAGAAAACTTCCTCCACTTTGCTAAATCACGCTTTTTTGTTGAT GATATCTACGTAGCCTGGATGGCTCAACAGTTGCAGACAGATTTGTTAGCAGAATCCTGGCAGCATGATGGACAGGAGCTTCCCTCAAACTGCTCTCTCCAACACCATGTCTACAACATAAACCTCATTAAGACACCGTGGAATTCCACTTTCAGTTCCTATTATGATCACTCTAAATGGTGTGTTTCCTGGAGATATGAAGATCAATGGACGTGTATTGGAGACTTAAACCGTGCTCCTCAACAGGCTTGGAGAAGCGGTGGGTTCATTTGTACCCAGAATCCGTACATTTACAAAGCTTTCAGACACATGATCTTCCATTACCATAGCTGTAATAACTCCCGAAGATGGATATGA
- the DNASE2B gene encoding deoxyribonuclease-2-beta isoform X1, which translates to MTAGSLLSCVFLLLFSSIRSLWAAEISCKSEDGNPVDWFLLYKLPKYIRKASPGTGLEYMYMDSLTQAWQLSKFLINMTQSALGQTLNQLYEAYKSKNDSTAYVIYNDDVPHSKHYSWKQGHTKGFLLLDKSQGFWGIHSIPLFPPFPEEGYGYPPTGKQNAQMAICITFRYNQFAEIDKQLLCYNPNIYSCSIPDIFHPDLPNLQKLCVGSALPLVPWRHLSKLQSAQGENFLHFAKSRFFVDDIYVAWMAQQLQTDLLAESWQHDGQELPSNCSLQHHVYNINLIKTPWNSTFSSYYDHSKWCVSWRYEDQWTCIGDLNRAPQQAWRSGGFICTQNPYIYKAFRHMIFHYHSCNNSRRWI; encoded by the exons ATGACTGCAGGATCTTTATTGAGTTGCGTTTTTTTGCTGTTATTTAGTTCCATCAGGTCCCTTTGGGCAGCTGAAATTTCCTGCAAAAGTGAAGATGGTAACCCGGTTGATTG GTTTCTTCTTTACAAGTTACCAAAGTATATAAGAAAAGCGAGTCCCGGGACTGGGCTGGAGTACATGTACATGGATTCTTTGACGCAAGCTTGGCAATTGAGTAAATTCCTGATCAATATGACACAAAGTGCCCTGGGGCAAACATTAAACCAACTTTATGAAGCTTATAAATCCAAG AACGACAGCACTGCCTATGTGATATACAATGATGATGTCCCTCACTCAAAGCAttacagctggaaacaaggaCACACTAAAG GATTTCTGCTCTTGGACAAATCACAAGGTTTCTGGGGGATTCACAGCATCCCTCTGTTCCCCCCATTTCCTGAGGAGGGTTATGGATATCCACCGACCGGAAAGCAAAATGCACAGATGGCCATCTGTATAACATTCAGATATAACCAGTTTGCAGAAATAG ACAAACAGTTGTTATGCTACAATCCAAACATCTACAGCTGCTCCATCCCTGACATCTTTCACCCTGACCTCCCAAATCTGCAAAAGCTTTGTGTAGGTTCTGCGCTGCCTCTAGTCCCTTGGCGCCACCTCTCCAAACTCCAGTCAGCCCAGGGAGAAAACTTCCTCCACTTTGCTAAATCACGCTTTTTTGTTGAT GATATCTACGTAGCCTGGATGGCTCAACAGTTGCAGACAGATTTGTTAGCAGAATCCTGGCAGCATGATGGACAGGAGCTTCCCTCAAACTGCTCTCTCCAACACCATGTCTACAACATAAACCTCATTAAGACACCGTGGAATTCCACTTTCAGTTCCTATTATGATCACTCTAAATGGTGTGTTTCCTGGAGATATGAAGATCAATGGACGTGTATTGGAGACTTAAACCGTGCTCCTCAACAGGCTTGGAGAAGCGGTGGGTTCATTTGTACCCAGAATCCGTACATTTACAAAGCTTTCAGACACATGATCTTCCATTACCATAGCTGTAATAACTCCCGAAGATGGATATGA
- the DNASE2B gene encoding deoxyribonuclease-2-beta isoform X3, with protein MHCRFLLYKLPKYIRKASPGTGLEYMYMDSLTQAWQLSKFLINMTQSALGQTLNQLYEAYKSKNDSTAYVIYNDDVPHSKHYSWKQGHTKGFLLLDKSQGFWGIHSIPLFPPFPEEGYGYPPTGKQNAQMAICITFRYNQFAEIDKQLLCYNPNIYSCSIPDIFHPDLPNLQKLCVGSALPLVPWRHLSKLQSAQGENFLHFAKSRFFVDDIYVAWMAQQLQTDLLAESWQHDGQELPSNCSLQHHVYNINLIKTPWNSTFSSYYDHSKWCVSWRYEDQWTCIGDLNRAPQQAWRSGGFICTQNPYIYKAFRHMIFHYHSCNNSRRWI; from the exons GTTTCTTCTTTACAAGTTACCAAAGTATATAAGAAAAGCGAGTCCCGGGACTGGGCTGGAGTACATGTACATGGATTCTTTGACGCAAGCTTGGCAATTGAGTAAATTCCTGATCAATATGACACAAAGTGCCCTGGGGCAAACATTAAACCAACTTTATGAAGCTTATAAATCCAAG AACGACAGCACTGCCTATGTGATATACAATGATGATGTCCCTCACTCAAAGCAttacagctggaaacaaggaCACACTAAAG GATTTCTGCTCTTGGACAAATCACAAGGTTTCTGGGGGATTCACAGCATCCCTCTGTTCCCCCCATTTCCTGAGGAGGGTTATGGATATCCACCGACCGGAAAGCAAAATGCACAGATGGCCATCTGTATAACATTCAGATATAACCAGTTTGCAGAAATAG ACAAACAGTTGTTATGCTACAATCCAAACATCTACAGCTGCTCCATCCCTGACATCTTTCACCCTGACCTCCCAAATCTGCAAAAGCTTTGTGTAGGTTCTGCGCTGCCTCTAGTCCCTTGGCGCCACCTCTCCAAACTCCAGTCAGCCCAGGGAGAAAACTTCCTCCACTTTGCTAAATCACGCTTTTTTGTTGAT GATATCTACGTAGCCTGGATGGCTCAACAGTTGCAGACAGATTTGTTAGCAGAATCCTGGCAGCATGATGGACAGGAGCTTCCCTCAAACTGCTCTCTCCAACACCATGTCTACAACATAAACCTCATTAAGACACCGTGGAATTCCACTTTCAGTTCCTATTATGATCACTCTAAATGGTGTGTTTCCTGGAGATATGAAGATCAATGGACGTGTATTGGAGACTTAAACCGTGCTCCTCAACAGGCTTGGAGAAGCGGTGGGTTCATTTGTACCCAGAATCCGTACATTTACAAAGCTTTCAGACACATGATCTTCCATTACCATAGCTGTAATAACTCCCGAAGATGGATATGA
- the DNASE2B gene encoding deoxyribonuclease-2-beta isoform X2, whose amino-acid sequence MHCSSIRSLWAAEISCKSEDGNPVDWFLLYKLPKYIRKASPGTGLEYMYMDSLTQAWQLSKFLINMTQSALGQTLNQLYEAYKSKNDSTAYVIYNDDVPHSKHYSWKQGHTKGFLLLDKSQGFWGIHSIPLFPPFPEEGYGYPPTGKQNAQMAICITFRYNQFAEIDKQLLCYNPNIYSCSIPDIFHPDLPNLQKLCVGSALPLVPWRHLSKLQSAQGENFLHFAKSRFFVDDIYVAWMAQQLQTDLLAESWQHDGQELPSNCSLQHHVYNINLIKTPWNSTFSSYYDHSKWCVSWRYEDQWTCIGDLNRAPQQAWRSGGFICTQNPYIYKAFRHMIFHYHSCNNSRRWI is encoded by the exons TTCCATCAGGTCCCTTTGGGCAGCTGAAATTTCCTGCAAAAGTGAAGATGGTAACCCGGTTGATTG GTTTCTTCTTTACAAGTTACCAAAGTATATAAGAAAAGCGAGTCCCGGGACTGGGCTGGAGTACATGTACATGGATTCTTTGACGCAAGCTTGGCAATTGAGTAAATTCCTGATCAATATGACACAAAGTGCCCTGGGGCAAACATTAAACCAACTTTATGAAGCTTATAAATCCAAG AACGACAGCACTGCCTATGTGATATACAATGATGATGTCCCTCACTCAAAGCAttacagctggaaacaaggaCACACTAAAG GATTTCTGCTCTTGGACAAATCACAAGGTTTCTGGGGGATTCACAGCATCCCTCTGTTCCCCCCATTTCCTGAGGAGGGTTATGGATATCCACCGACCGGAAAGCAAAATGCACAGATGGCCATCTGTATAACATTCAGATATAACCAGTTTGCAGAAATAG ACAAACAGTTGTTATGCTACAATCCAAACATCTACAGCTGCTCCATCCCTGACATCTTTCACCCTGACCTCCCAAATCTGCAAAAGCTTTGTGTAGGTTCTGCGCTGCCTCTAGTCCCTTGGCGCCACCTCTCCAAACTCCAGTCAGCCCAGGGAGAAAACTTCCTCCACTTTGCTAAATCACGCTTTTTTGTTGAT GATATCTACGTAGCCTGGATGGCTCAACAGTTGCAGACAGATTTGTTAGCAGAATCCTGGCAGCATGATGGACAGGAGCTTCCCTCAAACTGCTCTCTCCAACACCATGTCTACAACATAAACCTCATTAAGACACCGTGGAATTCCACTTTCAGTTCCTATTATGATCACTCTAAATGGTGTGTTTCCTGGAGATATGAAGATCAATGGACGTGTATTGGAGACTTAAACCGTGCTCCTCAACAGGCTTGGAGAAGCGGTGGGTTCATTTGTACCCAGAATCCGTACATTTACAAAGCTTTCAGACACATGATCTTCCATTACCATAGCTGTAATAACTCCCGAAGATGGATATGA